Genomic segment of Pontibacter liquoris:
ATCACGTCGCGGTACATGGCAATCAGGGAGTCGTTGGCAGTGGCAAAGGCATAGCCAATGCTCAGAAAGGCCAGGGTAGCAAACACCAGGTAGAGCACCGCCCCCGCCGGCCTGAACAGAAACAGCGGCCGGTAGTAGGCCTCGCGCTGCCGCATGCCCCAGAAACCGGTGACGACCGAAAGCAGCAGGATGACGAAGCTGTTGAGATAGAAAATGTCGGCTTTCACGTAGCCCAGTTGGTGCAGGTATAAGAGCAGCAGGTTTAGCAGGTAGAGCACCACGATGAGTACGAACTGCCACAGGCTGAAACGACGGTCCGGCGTTTTGCCCTGTGTATTGATCCAAAGCAGGGCGTTTACGTTCTCATAGCTCACCCAAAGTATAAACAGCACGGTAGCGGCCAGCAGCCCGATGCTGCTGTAGCTGACCAGGTGCAGGGTAACGAGCGTGGCCGGGAACTCGGCCTCGCTGTACAGCAGCATGCCCAGCGCCAGCAGCACAGCCGCCATAACCAGCACGCGCCAGCCAAACGCCACCTGTTGCCAGAACGCCTGAAAGCCATAGCTGACAGCGGCCAGCACCACAATACTGAGCAGCAGCATGGTCTGGCCGCCGCTGCCGAATATTTCCAGGATATCGAAATTGAAAGTGGCCAGGAACAGCATGAGCAGCAGCACGCCGCCAAAATAGGCCAGGCGCTGCATGGTGCTGATGGCAGCCGTATAAAAAGCAAGGCAAATAGCAAGTATACCCAGCAGCCCGGTAGCCGCCAGCGTGTTGACGTAGGGCCGGGCCACATCATATTGCTCCAGCAGCAGGTAACCGTCGGCCGAGAGGGTGAAAGGCTGCAGCAGGTGCGTGCTCTCGTGCACCGGCAGCGGCACCACCTGCAAGTCGCTTATCTTATCCCAGGCAAACGTAATATTTTCGCCGGTGAAGTAGTGGTACACGCCCAGCAAAAGCGCCAATACCGCTAACAGCAATAAAAAAAGATAGGGATACCTGGTGTCCGTATCCCATCCCTGCCAAAACTTAATCTTACTCATAGGTTATTTTCGACACAAGTATCAAGACATAAAATGCAAGACAGTTAAATTATTCGGCCTGCTGTTCAGCCTCAAATAGGCGATCCATTCCAACGCTGTTAAGCAGGGGTTGTCCTTATACTTATGCTCAGGGCTTATTCCAGTACTTTGGGCACACGGAAATAATCAGAGTCTTTTTTAGGCGCATTCAGCAGCGCTTCTTCGTGCGTTACCGTGTTTTGCACCACATCATTGCGCAGCACGTTCACCTCTTCCGACATATGAATGAGCGGCTCGATATGCTCCGTATCAAGCTGGCGCAGCTGATCTACCCAGTTCAGGATCTTGTTCAGGTCCTGCAGCATTTCCTGCTCTTTCTCCTCGTTAAACTCCAGCCTTGCTAAGTGTGCTATTTTGCGGATAGTTTGAATATCTGTTGACATGTGCTCTATGGTGTTTCGTTATTTCGGTTTGAATAATGTTAAATACCTGCTCTTTCAGCATGGGCAGGTCTGCTAAGGTCAGGCCCTTGGTGGCGACCGGCTCATGTATGATGATCTTGAGCGGATGCCAGCGTACTTTCAGCTTCCCATCCAGGTCGGGCATAAAGTGCTGGTTATAGGGCATAGTAACGGGCACCACGGGCAGCTGCTTTTCAATGGCGATCCGGAAAGGGCCGTCTTTAAAGGCCAGCAGCTTCTCGCCGGCTGTTTTGGGAATGGTGCCTTCCGGGAAAATAGCCAGGTTGCGCCCCTGCTCCAATGTTTTGATGGACCGCAGATAGCTTTTGGCACTGCTTACAGCGCTTTTGCGGTCTACGGTAATGTATAGCTTGTCGTAGATCTTGCCCCACAGCGGCACTTTGGCCAGCGAGCTTTTGCCCACAAAATTAAGAAACCCGGGAATGCTGTGCAGCATCATCGGTATATCAAGGTAGGAGCTGTGGTTGGGCGTGAAAATGTAGCGCTGGTTGGGATCATACTTCATGCGCCATTCTACGGTGAGGGG
This window contains:
- the gatC gene encoding Asp-tRNA(Asn)/Glu-tRNA(Gln) amidotransferase subunit GatC, translated to MSTDIQTIRKIAHLARLEFNEEKEQEMLQDLNKILNWVDQLRQLDTEHIEPLIHMSEEVNVLRNDVVQNTVTHEEALLNAPKKDSDYFRVPKVLE
- a CDS encoding lysophospholipid acyltransferase family protein, with protein sequence MKALKYLYHRVYTTWCVTWFVVPFLATYPVQALLVRNKKWYRHVHYFNRVWSTIFLRMFLAPLTVEWRMKYDPNQRYIFTPNHSSYLDIPMMLHSIPGFLNFVGKSSLAKVPLWGKIYDKLYITVDRKSAVSSAKSYLRSIKTLEQGRNLAIFPEGTIPKTAGEKLLAFKDGPFRIAIEKQLPVVPVTMPYNQHFMPDLDGKLKVRWHPLKIIIHEPVATKGLTLADLPMLKEQVFNIIQTEITKHHRAHVNRYSNYPQNSTLSKAGV